A single window of Myripristis murdjan chromosome 21, fMyrMur1.1, whole genome shotgun sequence DNA harbors:
- the ralba gene encoding ras-related protein Ral-B, giving the protein MATSKNKNQSSLALHKVIMVGSGGVGKSALTLQFMYDEFVEDYEPTKADSYRKKVVLDGEEVQIDILDTAGQEDYAAIRDNYFRSGEGFLLVFSITEHESFTATAEFREQILRVKAEEDKIPLLLVGNKSDLEERRQVSVDEARGKAEEWGVQYVETSAKTRANVDKVFFDLMREVRGKKMSENKDKNGKGKNKKSKKSFRERCCLL; this is encoded by the exons ATGGCTACCAGTAAGAATAAAAACCAGAGCTCTCTGGCCCTGCACAAGGTGATCATGGTGGGCAGTGGAGGCGTGGGCAAGTCGGCCCTCACCCTGCAGTTCATGTATGATGAG TTCGTGGAAGACTACGAGCCCACCAAGGCGGACAGCTACAGGAAGAAGGTGGTGCTGGACGGGGAGGAGGTGCAGATCGACATCCTGGACACGGCGGGACAGGAGGACTACGCCGCCATCAGGGACAACTACTTCCGCAGCGGAGAGGGCTTCTTGCTCGTCTTCTCCATCACAGAGCACGAGTCCTTCACCGCCACCGCCGAGTTCAG ggagCAGATTTTGCGGGTGAAGGCGGAGGAGGACAAGATCCCTCTGCTGCTGGTGGGGAACAAGTCGGACCTGGAGGAGCGCCGGCAGGTTTCTGTAGACGAAGCTCGGGGCAAAGCTGAGGAGTGGGGCGTCCAGTATGTAGAGACATCAGCCAAAACCAGAGCCAACGTCGACAAg GTATTTTTTGATCTGATGCGTGAAGTGCGAGGcaagaaaatgtcagaaaacaaagacaaaaatggaaaaggaaagaaCAAGAAGAGCAAGAAGAGCTTCAGAGAGCGATGCTGTTTACTTTGA